The Coccinella septempunctata chromosome X, icCocSept1.1, whole genome shotgun sequence nucleotide sequence TAAAATATCACCTATTCAAGAACATAAGTATAGATCTAGTCTTCCTTGGTGCGACTTTGAGGTTCATGAAAAGATTATGGATCGTGATAGGGCATATAGATTGTTTTGTTGTGCCACAGGGGAGGATAGGAATATAAAATGGGATTTATTCAAGATTAAAAGAAATAATATTGTTAACACCATAAGGTTGAAGAAGTCGCAATACTATAGTCAAAAGATTGATAAACACAGGAATAATTCAAAACTTATGtggaaaacattgaaaaatttagtTAATACTAAACATAAGGCTATATCCACTTGTATAAGGTTCAGTTCTGGTTCACTGAgtgatcaaaaaaaaaattgcaaatgaaTGTTTTTTGTTGACAGTATAAAGGAGATAATTGATAGTATAGAATATACAGTGTGGAAGTCTGACAACTGTAACctttatttgaaattcaaagaattcaaGACATTATCACTAAGTGAACTTAAATGCATAGTCAATTCCCTAGACGATAAATGCAGTACTAGTGAGTTACTGAACTCTAAAATATTGAAGTCGATTTTTGAGACAGCTGGGCATGTTGTTTTAAACTTGGTTAATACATCCTTGACAACTGCTAAGATTCCGGACAAATTAAAAATTAGTACGATAATACCAATTCCCAAAATACCCAATACTGATAGAGCTGAAGAGTTTCGTCCTATTAATACACTTCCCGCATTAGAAAAAATACTTGAGATTGCTGTCTATAACCAGATCATTGAGCACATTGAGAGAAATAATATTATTCATCAGAATCAGTCGGGATTCAGAAAGGGATATTCCTGTGAGGGGGCTCTCCAATTGGCGTTGAGCAATTTCAAGCAAGAAATTGATAAGGGTAATTATGTTGTAGCGGTTTTCTTGGACCTCCGAAGAGCATTTGAAACGGTTGATAGAACTATTTTGATTTCTAAACTGCGAGTATATGGGTTTGATGGTTTGTTGTTGGACTGTATAGTGGATTACCTCACAAATAGGAAGCAAAAAGTTAGATTTGAACAAGGAGTGTCAGAGGAACTTTATAATGAGTTTGGTATACCACAGGGTAGTGTACTGGGCCCAGTTTTGTTCTTGTTATATTTGAACGATATTGGACTATATGTAGTGTGTGACTTCGTTAACCTCTTTGCTGATGATACTCTTGTGGCCTGTTATGGTCCTGTCCTAGAATATGTTCTGGGGAGAATGAATATAACATTGGCGCAGGTAAACCGATATTCGGTTGGTAATAAGCTGAAACTCAATGTTCATAAAACTAAAGCTATGATCTTTACTACCAGGAGAAAACTGGAATGTATAGATTCAAGTATCCTCTCTCTTCAGTTGAATAATGAAGAAGTCCAGTTTGTATCTTCAGTTAAATATCTAGGCTTTCAATTGGACAACCTGTTGACCTTTGCTGAACACTTTTCGTAcattaagaaaaaaatatctaaaaaactatattttttcGCAAGGATCAGTGAGTGCTTGTCAATGCAGTCGAAAATTACCGTGTACAACTCAATTGTTCAGCCTCATTTCGATTATTGCCCATCAGTGTTGTTCCTATTTAATAAAACCCAGAAAAATGAACTGCAGAAGTTGCAGAACAGGGGAATGCGGATCATACTAAAGTGTGGCAGGCTTACACCTGTCACGTGCATGTTGGAGTCGTTGCAATGGATAAATGTCGAGCAGAGATTATACTACATGACAATGttgtttgttttcaaaattctgCATGGCACTTCATCACCTTACCTGAGAAAATTCATCACCTATGGATGGGAAGTGCATGGTTATCCAACAAGAAACAATTGTAATATATACATTAGGAAAACATGCAATGCTGCTGCTATGAATTCTATTTTCTTCAGGGGATTTGATTTGTTCAATAGGTTGCCTGTGGATATTAAGACCTCTCGCACAATTTCTTCGTTCAGAGTAAATTTATCCCGTCATCTCAGAAGTGGACACAGTTGGGAAGGATAATTGGACTGAATGGCATttccattttctttttttgcTGTTTGTGGAGGTgtgattgattattttttaatttcttttcttTAAACTTTGTTGAAACATTAGGAGCCTTTTAACTTTTTCACGATAATATTTCGAGTGTATtactgtttaatttttttttttttggattactGTATGTATATTAGGGTTACCCTATTTGAGAAATAAAGTTAAAGTTAAAAAAACTGGGGACACAAAAGTAATGCAGTAGTAGGTAATCATTTGAAGGGACAGAATTTTAGGCATCAAAAAGTATTCAAGctcatatataataataataccagGGTTAATATTAGGATGGGCAGATACCAATTCAAAAAAACACTTGATACTTTTTCTTATTTCATATGGTTTTGGCAACGTGGGTTTGAAATGAACAACATTTTAtgtgtgccaaccttactctatTCTAGTTACAGAAATGTTACATGGAAAATGGCCAAAGCCATCCGACTGCTTTCATAAAAGTGAATACCTAGTATCTAGAACCTGCAATAAAAATTCTAAATATTTCTTTGATTTAGGAGATTCCTCAAGTAGCTGCGAACATTCATATAATGGTTAACACCATGCCTTCCATCATCTGAGAGTGGGTCTGGGAGAATAGAACTAATTTCTGCTTCAATTTGTAGAAGATTAGCATCTGGTTGTGGAATGATGATGTTATTTCGAGTGATGATAGGTACTAATGGACCATCAACATCATTTCCATATAAATCTGGATTTTCCATATAGTCTGGATCTTCCTCTTCTGCTGGGTGGTTTCGAATCATTCCAATCTGCCACAATTGTATAGGAGAAAAACTTCTCATTGTACTAAGACCATGACAATTCCACTGATATGTGAATTCTTTCAAGCTTGCTTGAATTCTTGGTAAATAAACAGACTTCAAGGCAAATAGATCGACTTCGTCCAGCTCATCCAAAATCCCTTCATCCTCCATCGATATGAATAACTCCTTGAAAGGCTTAGTTACCACTCTATTCACTTCTGCCCAAAGTCTCTCTATTCTCTGGTTGTGAACAGACCTCCCTGTTATAAAACTTCCTCTATTACAACCTCTTCTTTGTAGCATAAATTCTGCTACCAGAATATTTTCTGTTCCATGATCACCTCTTACCCTACTTGGAAGTCCAAACTCTCTTACCCCCTCTTCAAACAAGTGCAGGACACTATTAGATGTATTATTTGTGAGGCATTTCAGATAAATAATGCACCTACTGAAACCATCAATGGCTCCATGGAAAACGAAACGAAAACTAGTTAGCTTATGATTGGAATCCATATGCCTGTAAAAAAAGTACTCATTTCAATTACTACTTTCTAAAATGTTATATTACTGCCCCTGGAAATATGTTCAGACGAAACCTTCTCGAGGATTAAAAAAGGAATCAGGATTTTTATTGAGCAAGCTTTTTATAATCTTTTGGAGttccaaatttttttcaggtatctgaGGTTCCCTCGACTAGTCCTATACATTATAATATGTGATTTGAGGATCAAtaaaaagtattattattattaatattgtgTTATATAATGTTAGTTTGAATCTTGAATCCATGCTCATTAAAATTTCTGATGAAtcaatatttcttaaatttttatGTCTCAACATTGATGATATAGAAGCAGATATAAGTTTATGGACATACCTATCACATTACATACCGTTCAGGCTGGAGTATGATGATATTGTAGAAGTTCAGTTGCAAAAGATGTCACTTACCAAAGATAATTTGGACCTTTAACCCTGTAAACTCTTCTACAAATTGTACTGCTCCTCCTTAGAGCAGTTCCTGAAGGATTAAGAGCATGCAATCTCTCCCTCAATCGCCATCTAggaatatgaatatttcgagACTTAACACCACCCATAATATACACTTCACCAGCATTAGGAGTCATTGATAATATTTCCTGTATGACAATATCAATTTCCTCATCAGTGGTTACTTTTCGAGGTTCAGGAATGCACATTAATTGCCTATGACGGTATAGTGTTCTCCTAGACACATTGAGAATACGACAAATTTGTTGCCAACTAAGTCCTGAACCTCTCAAAAAACATATTTGTTCTTGATTGATTTCGTATCTAGGACGTCCAAAACCATTTCTTTGCACAGGACATACATATAAATTGAGATCTGATTCATCTAATTTCGATTCTATCAGTTGGTAAAGATTCCATAATTCCTGATAAATAGAGATTAAAATATCTTTCAGGACATTATCCGTAGCTGCAccgataaaaatattgaaaattcgacAATAATCTTCTATTTTTTGGTGCTGCAAATTCAATACATCTATTTCTCCCCTAGATGCGAGATTTGACGAATACTGATAGCAATCAATGACTTCCCTGAAAAAATCATCTATTGATACAATATTGGACATTATAACTAAtattattggaaaatgatccTGGAAATCGCTCAAGAATACTCACGAACACGAGCAGAGACAACTTGTTGCCTCAAGAGGGAGCGAAATAAACACTGCGTATAGAATTTACGCGCGAACGTCttcacaatttgaaaactaagcTTCTATTGTTGCATAGTTCAGAATCTGAGGGTGAAATACTGGATCAAACGTTTAGAGAATTGAGGGATACACCACGAAGTGCTCCCGATACCCCAAATCCGGTGACTAGGTTTGAGCAACAATTAAAGGAACAACAGCAAATAGAAGAAGAATTAGTTGGAGAAAAGGTGGGCAAGTTGATCGAGAAAGCTGGAAAAGACTCTAAAAAGAGTAAGGGGGAGGAAACTGAAACTTGTCGCCAGACAAGATCCCAATATAGAGTTCATAGGAATTAGTTCTGCAAATTCGGGATGGATTCTTACATCGAGACTTTCAGTAATGAGGATTACGATACTATCGAGATCGGGAAAATTGAAGAACTTGTGATACCTCAATCGAGCGCCTTAAaaatttttcagatgaatataaggAGTGTGGCGAAGAACTTTGACCAACTAATCGTACTACTTGATCAGCTTCATTCGGAGGTGGAAGTGATCGTGCTTACTGAAACGTTCATTTTAGAAGATCCTTCAGTTTTTACTATACCGGgatatataaatatttattattattaaaatttaatattcaATGTCGAACCATGGCGTCGCGCGTACGCGGATTAAGTTGCTCGAAATGTAATAACAAAATTGATAGGTACGATGATCCCATCAAATGTTTTAAGTgtgaaaattgttttcatatAACTTGCATTGACATTTCTATTGATCGTTTCAATGAAATGCGTGCAAGTGGACAAATTAACGAGTGGAAGTGTGAAAGTTGCCGATTGTCGGGGTGTTCGAGTCCTTCTCCCCTGGATGAAACGGTGAGGAGTTCCGATCATCTGATTATTGCCATTAATTCTCTAATGGGTGAAATGATAAGCCCCTTGAAATCTGAAATTCTCGAATTGAAAAATCTGATTAATTCTCAGAATAAACAAATATTATCGCTTATCGAGGAAATCCAGACCCTGAAAACGAATAAAAACACCCGTGCTAATATTAAAACAGCTGAGCGGAATTTCCGCGATAAGACACCTACACACCGTTCTCCACCTGATGTGCGTTCTACCGATGAAGTGTCTGTAGCCGGAGTATCTACGAACGATCCGTCTATGTTAAGCGGCCAACTACCCGATGTGCGTTCCACGGCGGACGCAGTGGCTACCCATGATCTTGGTTCTTCTGAGGTCAGCTTGGGTTCTGGAGTCGTTGCCGTCGAGGTGAATGAATCAGTGCAAActattcctattcctgagaggGAGGAATGGAAGGTAAATAGGAAAAAAAGGCCCAGAAATACTCCTAAATTAAACGATATGCCGACAATTACTGGAAATAAAAACTCTACAACAAGAAAACCTATAATTGGGTCATCGGCTTCCACAGCCCTGACTAGTGTGCCCAAGAAACAGCTCACCTATATTCATGTATCGAGACTGAGTCCTGAAACATCCATAGAGGATCTCAAGAATTT carries:
- the LOC123322112 gene encoding uncharacterized protein LOC123322112 isoform X1, encoding MSNIVSIDDFFREVIDCYQYSSNLASRGEIDVLNLQHQKIEDYCRIFNIFIGAATDNVLKDILISIYQELWNLYQLIESKLDESDLNLYVCPVQRNGFGRPRYEINQEQICFLRGSGLSWQQICRILNVSRRTLYRHRQLMCIPEPRKVTTDEEIDIVIQEILSMTPNAGEVYIMGGVKSRNIHIPRWRLRERLHALNPSGTALRRSSTICRRVYRVKGPNYLWHMDSNHKLTSFRFVFHGAIDGFSRCIIYLKCLTNNTSNSVLHLFEEGVREFGLPSRVRGDHGTENILVAEFMLQRRGCNRGSFITGRSVHNQRIERLWAEVNRVVTKPFKELFISMEDEGILDELDEVDLFALKSVYLPRIQASLKEFTYQWNCHGLSTMRSFSPIQLWQIGMIRNHPAEEEDPDYMENPDLYGNDVDGPLVPIITRNNIIIPQPDANLLQIEAEISSILPDPLSDDGRHGVNHYMNVRSYLRNLLNQRNI
- the LOC123322112 gene encoding uncharacterized protein LOC123322112 isoform X2 codes for the protein MCIPEPRKVTTDEEIDIVIQEILSMTPNAGEVYIMGGVKSRNIHIPRWRLRERLHALNPSGTALRRSSTICRRVYRVKGPNYLWHMDSNHKLTSFRFVFHGAIDGFSRCIIYLKCLTNNTSNSVLHLFEEGVREFGLPSRVRGDHGTENILVAEFMLQRRGCNRGSFITGRSVHNQRIERLWAEVNRVVTKPFKELFISMEDEGILDELDEVDLFALKSVYLPRIQASLKEFTYQWNCHGLSTMRSFSPIQLWQIGMIRNHPAEEEDPDYMENPDLYGNDVDGPLVPIITRNNIIIPQPDANLLQIEAEISSILPDPLSDDGRHGVNHYMNVRSYLRNLLNQRNI